GAAATCATTGGTAATCAACACGTGACGCATCATCGTGCCCACCGTACTCCGAGTAAGGAACGCAAGCCCTCTGTTCGATGCCGTTGGTCGCTGGCGGTGCAGAGGCGGGCAAGCGCGCGTCGTTCATCGTAGGTCAAAGAACCTCGGTTCCTCAACGCGTTGGCAACATTGCGACGGACATAAAATGGATCGCGTCGAGGGATATACCAATGCCCTAGTTCGTCGAGGAGTTCTCGGTCGCCCTCACGCAGCCAACGAACAAGGGGCGCAAGATCGGCTGGCTCGCGACGGCGCCAGCCGATTGGACACGCATCGATACAGCTATCACACCCATAGACGCGCGTCCCCACCTCCCGACGATCATCGAACGACCAGCTCTCTTGTTGGAGAATATTAGCAATACAACGAGAAGCCACGATGACCCCGGGCAAGCGAATCGCACCCGTGGGACAGGCATCCACGCAGCGGCGACACCCTCGACAGGGGTCGACTCCAAAGCGGTGTCCGATCTGGACCTTGAGCACCTCCTCGGTGAAGATCGATCCGAGCACCACGCGCGCACCCACCTTGGGCACCATCACCAGGGAATGGCGTCCCACCAGTCCGATCCCGGCACGACGGGCCAACGCCTTGTCGAAGGCCTGGTTTGCATCGTATAACGATGTTGCGCGCAGTCCTGACGCTCGCAGACTGGTCACCGCAGCCGCCAACGTCGCGCGTAGGTAACGATAACTGTGATGCTGGGCATAGCCAGCGACGACCGCAACGTCCTCAAGGGTCGTGCGATAAGGAATCGCGATAGACACATATCCCCGACTCCATGGGAAAGTGCTCTGTAAGGTCGCCGCCCGTTGGGGGTTACGGAAGGTGAAATGGTCCTCGTCGGCCTGGCCCGCAGCGATGCGGAGTCGGGCCTGATGTGCATCAAAATGCAGGGTGCTCGTCGCACCAGACCCGGCTGCCACGACCCCTCGCTCCGTCAACAACTCCTCGAGTTGACGCTCGATCTCTATAGGCATCGTTATCGAGTTCGCGGCACACGCAGCCCGGCCCGGCGAAGCGCCCGAACAATCTCGCGTGGGTCTACCTGGCGGACACCTGCCGCCAGCACCGCTGCCACATACTCCTCCGGAATGTCATAATGGTCGCGATGGAAACTACGATCGAGACCTAATCGACGAGCCCCACGATGAAGCTCATCTAAGGACAGGTCACTGATCAGGTGAGCAAATCGACGCCCATCTCGGTGAAAGATCGGTCGATCGATCAGCAGCATTAATCGTACTTCTCTGTCTTGATCACATCTGGTTCCAGACCCAACTCCAGAAGCGACCGCTCACAATCATCGACCATCTCCGGAGGGCCGCACAGATACGCGAGCTTGGGAGCCGTCTCTACGAAGACCTCCTCCACCATCTCCTTGTCGATGCGTCGATGGTAGCGCGCCAATGGGTTGTCCGTCTCACGAGTGAACGTGTGCGTGACCTGGAGCCAGTCGTACCGTAGCGCTAAGGCTGAGAGTTCATCCCGATAGATGACATACTCAGCAGATTTCGAGCTAAAGACGAGGTGCATCGGAACGGTCGTCCCCTTGGAGACTTGATAGCGGATCATGGCCATGAGGGGCACCACACCGGAACCAGCACCGATCAAGAGAACGGGACCACCCTCCTCCTCAGTCCAGGTGAAGGCACCATAAGGCCCGCGCACCTCAAGGATCGAACCCACTGGACACTCCCGGACAAGGACCGGCGAGACCAAGCCCCCTTCCATCTCCTTGACACCAACCTCGATAATGTCAAAACGCGGATGTGGGCTGGATCCAACGGAGTAAGCGCGCTGGATGGGACGCGGTCGCCCATCGACCGGAATACGGATGTTGTAGTACTGTCCTGGAAGAAAAGGCTCCGGCTGCGGTAACTGGATACGTAAGCTGCTGGTCTCTGGCGTCTCGACGACCACCTCAACGACCTCACCAGCCTGCCAAATCGGGGCTGGGCGGCGTGGCCGGCCTGGCTGACTCGACTCACTCATCATGCCTCGCTAACGCTGTGCTCAGCCCCCTGAGTGATGATCTCGACAAATTTTGGGGTCGCACACCATCGACATGACACCTCCTCGACCACCCGAGAAATCTCTTCAGGTTCCTCAATCTCCAGGTCTCCCGCAACGCTGTAATGATAAAAACATCGACTACGAACCATTGAGGTCACATCAAACCGCGTCACATTACCGCAATTCGTGCACCGATACCTTCTCATGCCTTCTCCTCAT
The window above is part of the Ferrimicrobium sp. genome. Proteins encoded here:
- a CDS encoding FAD-binding oxidoreductase, which translates into the protein MSESSQPGRPRRPAPIWQAGEVVEVVVETPETSSLRIQLPQPEPFLPGQYYNIRIPVDGRPRPIQRAYSVGSSPHPRFDIIEVGVKEMEGGLVSPVLVRECPVGSILEVRGPYGAFTWTEEEGGPVLLIGAGSGVVPLMAMIRYQVSKGTTVPMHLVFSSKSAEYVIYRDELSALALRYDWLQVTHTFTRETDNPLARYHRRIDKEMVEEVFVETAPKLAYLCGPPEMVDDCERSLLELGLEPDVIKTEKYD
- a CDS encoding DUF4031 domain-containing protein — translated: MLLIDRPIFHRDGRRFAHLISDLSLDELHRGARRLGLDRSFHRDHYDIPEEYVAAVLAAGVRQVDPREIVRALRRAGLRVPRTR
- a CDS encoding 4Fe-4S double cluster binding domain-containing protein, which produces MPIEIERQLEELLTERGVVAAGSGATSTLHFDAHQARLRIAAGQADEDHFTFRNPQRAATLQSTFPWSRGYVSIAIPYRTTLEDVAVVAGYAQHHSYRYLRATLAAAVTSLRASGLRATSLYDANQAFDKALARRAGIGLVGRHSLVMVPKVGARVVLGSIFTEEVLKVQIGHRFGVDPCRGCRRCVDACPTGAIRLPGVIVASRCIANILQQESWSFDDRREVGTRVYGCDSCIDACPIGWRRREPADLAPLVRWLREGDRELLDELGHWYIPRRDPFYVRRNVANALRNRGSLTYDERRALARLCTASDQRHRTEGLRSLLGVRWAR